The following proteins come from a genomic window of Paucimonas lemoignei:
- a CDS encoding polysaccharide biosynthesis protein involved O-antigen biosynthesis protein, with translation MIVRNSFLSLLALVLPLLVGVVTVPGIIQGLGLERFGVLTLVWAVIGYASLFDLGIARALTHRVAQLHGQRRHLSLVVRAGVRVLVVLGVVIGVLALLVLGLFDYSRFSIEEQEFSNSVWLVAANIPWVIASGGFRGVLEGLRQFGVVSLVRLSFGLVTFLAPVVALQFAPRLDFIIAMMLLARVLGCLAMAWASRRAFVVSKPAADSPMRQARRQIEVRRLLGFGGWMTVSNLTSAVMLYADRFVLAYSPLAPLLAFYTTPYEFVTRLFIVPSALGSVLFPYMARGKSFTGINNRLLLLASVLTLAAVAPVIAALILFASQILEQWISPQFATHAALPLMILSVGVVVNCLAQLYQTYLLGHGKARWIAQMHIVQMLAFVPCVYAAVRYFGIEGVAWAWTLRVVLDAAAMLLMLVRTDARLLRSGWALLIALLVALFMLACAGSPWPFKALLLAGLTSVCLVLGLRALYHPLLRGGAAELQPQ, from the coding sequence ATGATTGTGCGCAATAGTTTTTTGAGCTTGCTGGCGCTGGTGCTGCCGTTGCTGGTCGGCGTCGTGACGGTGCCCGGTATTATTCAGGGGCTGGGCCTGGAGCGCTTCGGCGTGTTGACGCTGGTCTGGGCGGTCATTGGCTACGCCAGCCTGTTTGATCTGGGCATTGCCCGAGCGCTGACCCACCGTGTCGCGCAACTGCACGGGCAACGTCGGCATCTGAGTCTGGTGGTGCGTGCCGGTGTGCGGGTGCTGGTCGTGCTTGGCGTGGTCATCGGCGTGTTGGCGCTGCTGGTGCTTGGGCTCTTCGATTATTCGCGTTTCTCCATCGAGGAGCAGGAGTTCAGCAATAGCGTGTGGCTGGTGGCCGCCAATATTCCATGGGTGATTGCCAGCGGCGGTTTCCGTGGCGTGCTGGAGGGCCTGCGGCAGTTTGGGGTCGTTTCATTGGTCAGGCTGAGCTTTGGGCTGGTGACCTTTCTGGCGCCGGTGGTGGCTTTGCAGTTTGCTCCCCGGCTCGACTTCATCATCGCCATGATGTTGTTGGCGCGGGTGCTGGGTTGCCTGGCCATGGCCTGGGCCAGCCGCAGGGCGTTTGTGGTGAGCAAGCCCGCTGCCGACAGCCCCATGAGGCAAGCCCGGCGTCAGATTGAAGTACGACGTTTGCTGGGTTTTGGCGGATGGATGACGGTGTCGAATCTGACCAGCGCGGTGATGCTCTACGCCGACCGCTTTGTGCTCGCCTACAGCCCGCTCGCGCCCTTGCTGGCTTTTTATACGACGCCTTACGAGTTCGTGACCCGCCTGTTTATCGTCCCCTCGGCGCTCGGCAGCGTGCTGTTCCCGTACATGGCCAGGGGCAAGTCGTTTACCGGCATCAACAACCGCCTGCTGCTGTTGGCCAGTGTGTTGACGCTGGCGGCGGTGGCTCCGGTCATTGCCGCGCTCATCCTGTTTGCTTCGCAAATCCTCGAACAATGGATTTCCCCGCAGTTCGCGACTCACGCCGCCTTGCCGTTGATGATTTTGTCCGTCGGGGTGGTGGTGAATTGCCTTGCGCAGCTCTATCAGACTTACCTGCTGGGCCATGGCAAAGCGCGCTGGATTGCGCAAATGCACATCGTCCAGATGCTGGCCTTCGTGCCCTGCGTGTATGCGGCGGTGCGTTACTTCGGGATTGAAGGCGTGGCTTGGGCCTGGACGCTGCGCGTGGTGCTGGATGCCGCCGCGATGTTGCTGATGCTGGTGCGCACCGATGCGCGCCTGCTGCGTTCGGGGTGGGCGTTGCTGATCGCGCTGCTGGTGGCGCTGTTCATGCTGGCCTGTGCCGGTAGCCCATGGCCGTTCAAAGCGCTGCTGCTGGCCGGGCTGACCAGCGTTTGCCTGGTGCTGGGGCTGCGGGCGCTTTATCACCCGTTGCTCAGGGGCGGGGCGGCGGAGTTGCAGCCCCAATGA
- a CDS encoding Predicted membrane protein, producing the protein MKAGWRLAVMVSLAVYLLGLSFIALTPPWEGYDETAHYSFAQQLADTQKAPSFASGRISRDVEEYQAAMPMPYRPVPAFDDNGGLTYRQWFSGSPSGARSAHDLPPSARLFAPGQAPNWQAQHPPLYYRVMAPLVGWTADLSWAAQLFWLRLVSWSMAFAGLLIGVAATMRGLQTLAPQLVGDYAWVVSCWVLLFPGLLPEFARLGNDALVVLLFGLVWAWAVKRVITPVSWWWYAGLGVLLGVGGLTKVIFLPVTLVMLGWLAWMGLNAEDPRERIRTWFGGLIAAGLVVSIASRGYLANIAERGSLTGLEELAHRDEVASPFWLAGFEHPLMLVKGLLNMGLTFIWGGTASSAYPPVTLMLPLWGMTMVLAAASLLRVRGRDPLAMLAAGLVGGVLISLLYYLLARLADEKVGAGTPGWYLHIFAAPLSLLFALGANELKQRWVFCVTLGRIWLGYAVCLFAAITWLQLALFTGCTFKTATSRMYASEDWRCLADIGALYRGLERLAFPAAGLTCFAVALVLIGFAGLRWRGVFEVSSPR; encoded by the coding sequence TTGAAAGCCGGGTGGCGGCTTGCGGTGATGGTGAGCCTGGCCGTTTACCTGCTGGGCCTTTCATTCATCGCCCTGACGCCCCCCTGGGAGGGCTACGACGAAACGGCTCATTATTCATTCGCGCAACAGCTGGCTGACACGCAAAAGGCCCCGTCCTTTGCGTCCGGCCGCATTTCCCGTGATGTCGAGGAATATCAGGCGGCGATGCCGATGCCTTACCGGCCGGTGCCCGCGTTCGACGACAACGGCGGTTTGACCTATCGTCAATGGTTTTCAGGCTCTCCCTCCGGTGCGCGCTCTGCCCATGATTTACCACCCTCTGCACGACTGTTTGCGCCGGGCCAGGCGCCCAACTGGCAGGCGCAGCACCCACCGTTGTACTACCGCGTGATGGCGCCGCTGGTGGGGTGGACGGCCGACCTTTCCTGGGCGGCGCAGTTGTTCTGGTTGCGGTTGGTGTCTTGGTCGATGGCGTTTGCCGGGCTGCTCATTGGCGTCGCGGCGACAATGCGTGGGCTGCAGACGCTGGCCCCGCAATTGGTCGGCGATTACGCCTGGGTAGTGTCGTGCTGGGTGCTGCTGTTTCCCGGGCTGCTGCCGGAATTTGCCCGCCTGGGCAACGACGCCTTGGTGGTGCTGCTGTTCGGGCTGGTCTGGGCCTGGGCGGTGAAGCGGGTCATCACGCCAGTGTCGTGGTGGTGGTATGCAGGCCTTGGGGTGCTGCTCGGCGTTGGCGGGCTGACCAAGGTGATCTTCCTGCCCGTCACCCTGGTGATGCTCGGCTGGCTCGCCTGGATGGGGTTGAACGCCGAAGATCCGCGCGAGCGCATCAGGACCTGGTTCGGTGGTTTGATAGCGGCGGGGCTGGTGGTGAGTATCGCCAGCCGGGGTTACCTGGCGAACATCGCCGAGCGCGGCAGCCTCACGGGCCTTGAGGAACTGGCGCACCGGGATGAGGTGGCGTCGCCGTTCTGGCTTGCCGGCTTCGAGCATCCGCTGATGTTGGTCAAAGGCTTGTTGAATATGGGCCTTACGTTCATCTGGGGCGGCACGGCGTCCAGCGCCTATCCGCCGGTGACGCTGATGCTGCCCTTATGGGGCATGACGATGGTGCTGGCTGCGGCATCGCTATTGCGGGTTCGCGGGCGCGATCCTTTGGCAATGCTGGCGGCGGGGCTGGTCGGCGGGGTGTTGATCAGCCTGCTCTACTACCTGCTGGCCAGGCTTGCGGATGAGAAAGTCGGCGCCGGGACACCCGGTTGGTACCTGCATATTTTTGCCGCGCCGCTGAGCCTGCTGTTTGCCCTGGGCGCCAACGAGCTGAAGCAGCGCTGGGTGTTCTGCGTGACCCTGGGGCGCATCTGGCTGGGCTACGCGGTGTGCCTGTTTGCAGCGATTACCTGGTTGCAGCTGGCGTTGTTCACCGGCTGTACGTTCAAAACGGCCACCAGCCGGATGTACGCGTCCGAAGACTGGCGTTGCCTGGCAGATATTGGCGCGCTGTATCGAGGGCTTGAGCGGCTGGCGTTCCCGGCGGCAGGCCTGACCTGTTTTGCCGTTGCGCTGGTGCTGATCGGTTTTGCCGGGCTGCGCTGGCGAGGTGTTTTTGAGGTGTCGAGCCCGCGATGA
- the arnC_2 gene encoding glycosyl transferase family protein gives MPFLSVVLVMRNQVGMIETILDKTALLIAGKVSDYELIVVDNASEDESVALLKQLTSEAGIANLQVYALTKEVDIDTAFWVGLENALGDFVAVVDPLSDDIDFLPNMLERAINDTDVVFAYNDQKPAQTLPYRWAFAVFHRLYRWFNGIYLVTEAPQYRVLNRRVINFILQHPQPATSYRHLPATGGFVRAYLRYSTAPNACRKKRLGDSIDRGMRLLVSTTRAPMRLVTTLSLFGAVANLLYCIYVVAVAIFKTEVAPGWVSVSLLQSSMFFLISLVLLVLGEYIINMASLSNEGPSYHVGQEFTSARMTRREKLNVVT, from the coding sequence GTGCCATTTCTATCCGTCGTGTTGGTGATGAGAAATCAGGTGGGGATGATCGAAACCATCCTCGATAAAACAGCCTTACTGATCGCGGGCAAGGTCAGCGATTACGAATTGATCGTGGTGGACAATGCCTCGGAAGACGAGAGTGTTGCTCTTTTGAAGCAGCTGACCAGTGAGGCAGGGATCGCCAACTTGCAGGTGTATGCCCTGACCAAGGAAGTCGATATCGATACCGCGTTCTGGGTCGGTCTGGAGAATGCCCTCGGAGATTTTGTTGCCGTAGTGGACCCACTCTCGGACGACATCGATTTTTTGCCGAACATGCTTGAACGGGCGATAAACGATACCGATGTCGTATTTGCCTACAACGATCAGAAGCCTGCGCAAACCTTGCCGTACCGCTGGGCGTTCGCGGTATTTCATCGGTTGTATCGCTGGTTCAACGGGATCTATCTGGTCACCGAAGCGCCGCAATACCGGGTGCTTAATCGTCGGGTGATCAATTTCATCCTGCAGCATCCGCAACCGGCGACGTCCTACCGGCACTTACCCGCGACCGGTGGTTTTGTCCGCGCTTATCTGCGTTACAGCACCGCGCCCAATGCCTGTCGCAAAAAACGCCTCGGCGACAGCATCGACCGGGGCATGCGCCTGCTGGTGTCCACCACCCGCGCCCCGATGCGGCTGGTGACAACCCTGTCGCTGTTCGGCGCCGTGGCCAACCTGCTGTATTGCATCTACGTGGTCGCTGTCGCGATTTTCAAAACCGAAGTCGCCCCCGGCTGGGTCAGTGTTTCATTGCTGCAATCGAGCATGTTCTTCCTGATCTCCCTGGTGCTGCTGGTGCTCGGCGAATACATCATCAACATGGCGAGCCTCTCCAACGAAGGGCCCAGTTACCACGTGGGCCAGGAGTTCACCAGCGCCCGCATGACCCGACGGGAAAAGCTCAATGTGGTGACGTGA
- the spsA gene encoding group 2 family glycosyltransferase has product MINDHLTGTSSSIHGSSRSFTRVDEKPERSIEPDCDTAPFEAVAVESEHTASGPFSVLILMCTYNGQGFLDKQMESIQAQTFTDWHVAISDDGSEDETWNIAARYRRLWGQDKISLWHGPCRGFARNFVGHVCNKALVAKYYAWCDQDDVWEPDKLQTALNWLKQGPQEVPALYFGRTQLVSESDEFLGYSPLFRRPPTFTNALVQSIGGGNTMVFNHATRLLLEEAGHALDIVSHDWWAYLLVSGAGGRMFYDANSYVRYRQHTRNLVGSNAGWRARALRLRMMFEGRFKQWNTTNIAGLETVKHCLTDENRHVLEEFKALRAEPLVKRLLRLRRSGLYRQTLLGNLGLMMATVIRRI; this is encoded by the coding sequence ATGATCAATGATCATTTGACAGGAACCTCAAGCAGTATTCATGGCAGTTCACGGAGCTTTACGCGTGTAGATGAAAAACCCGAGCGTTCCATCGAACCGGATTGCGACACGGCGCCGTTTGAGGCGGTAGCTGTCGAATCTGAACATACGGCATCGGGGCCATTTTCCGTCCTGATATTGATGTGTACTTACAACGGTCAGGGTTTTCTCGACAAGCAGATGGAGTCTATCCAGGCCCAGACCTTTACCGATTGGCACGTGGCTATTTCCGACGATGGTTCCGAAGATGAAACATGGAATATCGCCGCGCGTTATCGTCGGTTATGGGGTCAGGACAAAATCAGCCTATGGCACGGCCCCTGTCGGGGATTTGCCAGGAACTTCGTTGGCCATGTGTGCAACAAGGCATTGGTGGCCAAGTACTACGCCTGGTGCGATCAGGACGATGTCTGGGAGCCGGACAAGTTACAGACTGCCTTGAACTGGCTGAAACAAGGTCCGCAGGAGGTGCCTGCACTGTATTTCGGGCGCACGCAATTGGTCAGCGAGAGTGATGAGTTCCTTGGTTATTCGCCGTTGTTTCGCAGGCCCCCGACCTTCACCAATGCCCTGGTGCAAAGCATCGGCGGCGGCAACACCATGGTGTTCAACCACGCCACCCGGCTGCTGCTTGAGGAGGCAGGCCACGCGCTGGATATCGTTTCCCATGACTGGTGGGCGTACCTGCTGGTCAGCGGCGCTGGCGGGCGGATGTTTTACGACGCCAACAGCTATGTGCGCTACCGGCAACACACTCGCAATCTGGTGGGTTCCAACGCCGGCTGGCGGGCGCGCGCGCTCAGGTTGCGAATGATGTTTGAGGGGCGCTTCAAACAGTGGAACACCACCAATATCGCGGGCCTGGAAACCGTTAAACATTGTTTGACGGACGAAAATCGTCACGTGCTGGAAGAGTTCAAGGCCTTGCGCGCTGAGCCATTAGTGAAGCGCTTGTTACGCCTTCGGCGCTCGGGCCTTTATCGGCAAACGCTATTGGGCAACCTGGGTTTGATGATGGCAACCGTCATCCGAAGAATTTGA
- a CDS encoding extracellular solute-binding protein, translating into MRKILPYLLGAALSFSPVAYLSAATAAKPVSLVILSSGGIMGAFNAISADYEQRTGVRLVVQAAPSMGSTPQAIPNRLDRNEPADVVLMVSSALDKLIKNGQVDPKSRVDLGKSYIAMAIRHGDPKPDISTMEAFKQTLIDAKSIAYSDSASGVYLSRVLFNQMHIAERLQSKSRMIPAEPVGEVVARGEAQIGFQQLSELKPVQGIDIIGLIPEQAQQMTLYSGGVSARSAHPEQARELLQYLGSQAAASAIKTSGLDPVVK; encoded by the coding sequence ATGAGAAAAATTCTTCCGTATCTGCTTGGCGCTGCCCTCTCCTTCTCCCCTGTGGCCTATCTCAGCGCCGCGACAGCTGCCAAACCCGTGTCCCTGGTCATCCTCAGCTCGGGCGGCATCATGGGCGCATTCAATGCCATCAGCGCCGACTACGAACAACGCACCGGTGTGCGGCTGGTGGTTCAGGCCGCGCCCTCGATGGGATCAACGCCCCAGGCCATCCCCAATCGGCTGGACCGCAACGAGCCTGCCGATGTGGTGCTGATGGTCAGTTCTGCCCTGGACAAGCTGATCAAGAATGGCCAGGTCGACCCTAAAAGCCGCGTGGATCTGGGCAAATCCTACATTGCCATGGCCATCCGTCATGGCGACCCGAAGCCTGATATCAGCACGATGGAAGCGTTCAAGCAGACCCTGATCGACGCCAAATCCATCGCTTATTCGGACAGTGCCAGCGGTGTGTACCTGTCCCGTGTGCTGTTCAATCAGATGCACATTGCCGAACGCCTGCAGAGCAAGAGCCGCATGATTCCCGCCGAGCCAGTGGGCGAAGTGGTTGCGCGGGGCGAGGCGCAGATTGGCTTCCAGCAATTGAGCGAGCTCAAGCCTGTGCAGGGCATCGATATCATCGGCCTGATCCCCGAGCAGGCTCAGCAGATGACCTTGTATTCCGGTGGCGTGTCAGCCCGCAGCGCCCATCCGGAGCAAGCCCGTGAGCTGCTGCAATACCTGGGCTCCCAGGCAGCGGCCAGCGCGATCAAGACCAGCGGGCTGGATCCGGTGGTGAAGTAA
- a CDS encoding phosphodiesterase, MJ0936 family translates to MKIGLISDTHGLMRPQALAALQSCEQLIHAGDIGKPEILDALRAIAPLTVVRGNNDQDDSWAGEVPFSARLDVQGVGIYVTHILADVPKPLPDGIEVVVIGHSHKPLIQAIDGVLVINPGSAGPRRFKLPITVALLHIDEQGVRAELVELAV, encoded by the coding sequence ATGAAAATCGGCCTGATTTCCGACACCCACGGCTTGATGCGTCCCCAGGCCCTGGCAGCCTTGCAGAGCTGCGAGCAGTTGATCCACGCAGGGGATATCGGCAAGCCCGAGATCCTCGACGCCTTGCGCGCCATCGCACCGCTGACCGTGGTTCGAGGCAACAACGATCAGGACGACAGCTGGGCCGGGGAAGTGCCGTTTTCTGCGCGGCTGGACGTGCAGGGCGTGGGCATTTACGTCACCCACATCCTGGCCGACGTGCCAAAGCCTTTGCCTGATGGCATTGAGGTGGTCGTCATCGGCCACTCCCACAAGCCGCTGATCCAGGCGATTGACGGAGTGCTGGTCATCAATCCCGGCAGCGCAGGGCCTCGGCGATTCAAACTGCCTATCACGGTGGCCCTGCTGCACATCGATGAGCAGGGCGTGAGGGCCGAGTTGGTGGAGTTGGCGGTGTGA
- the mshA gene encoding group 1 glycosyl transferase, translating to MRIAQIAPLAECCPPRLYGGIERIVSYLTEELVRQGHDVTLYASGDSKTQARLVAGSPTALRLNTEVKDAVPYHIAMLDQVLRDADEFDVLNFHTDILHFPMIHPFAQRTVTTLHGRLDIPDYSSFYGHFPDAPLMSISVDQRRSLPADANWLGNVYHGIPRDLLPLVRKPEGDYLAFLGRISPEKRPDRAIEIAVRSGLPLRIAAKVDKVDEAYWHGLILPMIEASPNVEFIGEINEQQKAEFLGNARALLFPIDWPEPFGLTMIEAMACGTPVIAFRCGSVPEVIDDGVSGYIVDSVEQAVAAVGRLSQLDRSRVRATFESRFTVERMACDYLALYQQLVSANHHARQAAPYSVPATASLQEQRACTLKHNDTFGVFDPNGDILAHPNVPQGLFHSDTRHLSQLSLTLNGVRPMLLSSTIRDDNTMLTCDLTNPDLYDDKGQMTAPHDLIHLRRSRFLWQSACHERLTVRNYDERPHRLRLTLGFAADFKDLFEVRGTRRQRSGELHPVQITGHQVLLSYTGLDQKTRCTRLRFDPVPDDLDAGQAIFELELQAGESRSLFMDINCAEPVPSLSVRHAFFTSVRDARRQLRTFSSRAASIETSNTVFNEAIRRSVSDLYMLTTKTPQGLYPYAGIPWFSTVFGRDALITAWEVLWIDPGIAKGVLGHLAANQASTVDPVADAEPGKILHEVRRGEMAELGEVPFRRYYGSIDSTPLFVFLAGAYLERTDDLQTIRELWPNIEAALTWIEEYGDRDGDGFIEYGRQTSQGLLNQGWKDSHDSVSHADGRLAQGPVAIVEVQAYVFGAWKAARYMARRLGDQARADIFKARAERLRKQFDAVFFDEALGTYVLALDGEKQPCRVRTSNAGHALFTGIAYPERAASVVATLMDRSSFTGWGIRTLASSQPRYNPMSYHNGSVWPHDNALIAAGFARYGFRREAARIYEGLFSASTYIDLRRLPELFCGIPRQRNQGPTFYPVACAPQAWAAAALISMLQSCLGLSFSPKAQHITFDEPVLPMFLDEVILRGLQSGNGSADLALRRSGDSVMIDVLGRQGKARVLSVG from the coding sequence ATGAGGATTGCTCAAATAGCGCCGTTGGCTGAGTGCTGCCCGCCGCGTCTGTATGGCGGCATCGAACGAATCGTTTCTTACCTCACCGAGGAACTGGTGCGTCAGGGTCATGACGTCACGCTCTATGCCAGCGGCGACTCCAAGACCCAGGCGCGTCTGGTGGCTGGCTCACCCACGGCTTTGCGTTTGAACACCGAGGTAAAGGATGCGGTGCCCTACCACATCGCCATGCTGGATCAGGTCTTGCGTGACGCTGATGAGTTCGACGTGCTCAACTTTCACACCGACATTCTGCACTTTCCGATGATTCACCCCTTTGCCCAGCGTACGGTCACCACCTTGCATGGGCGCCTGGATATCCCTGACTACTCCTCGTTCTATGGGCATTTTCCGGATGCGCCGCTCATGTCCATCTCCGTCGACCAGCGGCGTTCACTCCCTGCCGACGCGAACTGGCTGGGTAATGTCTATCACGGCATTCCTCGGGACCTGTTGCCGCTGGTGCGCAAGCCTGAAGGCGATTATCTGGCGTTCCTGGGGCGCATCTCTCCCGAAAAACGTCCCGACCGAGCCATCGAGATTGCAGTGCGCAGCGGGCTGCCCCTGAGGATCGCGGCCAAGGTGGACAAGGTCGATGAAGCTTACTGGCACGGGCTAATCCTGCCGATGATTGAAGCCAGTCCGAATGTCGAGTTCATCGGCGAAATCAACGAACAGCAAAAGGCCGAGTTTCTCGGCAACGCCCGAGCGCTGCTGTTTCCCATCGACTGGCCTGAGCCGTTCGGGCTGACCATGATCGAGGCGATGGCCTGCGGCACGCCGGTTATTGCCTTTCGTTGCGGTTCGGTGCCCGAAGTGATCGATGACGGTGTCTCGGGGTATATCGTCGACAGCGTGGAGCAAGCGGTTGCAGCCGTGGGGCGTTTATCGCAACTGGACCGAAGCCGCGTTCGGGCGACGTTCGAGTCGCGCTTCACCGTCGAACGCATGGCCTGTGATTACCTGGCGCTGTATCAGCAGTTGGTGAGTGCCAACCATCATGCGCGCCAGGCTGCGCCTTATTCAGTCCCGGCCACGGCCTCGCTTCAGGAGCAGCGAGCCTGCACGCTCAAGCATAACGACACCTTCGGAGTATTCGACCCCAACGGCGATATCCTGGCCCACCCCAATGTCCCTCAAGGCCTGTTTCACAGCGACACCCGGCACTTATCGCAGCTGTCCCTGACCCTCAATGGCGTGCGGCCGATGTTGCTCAGCTCCACCATCCGCGATGACAACACCATGCTGACCTGCGACCTGACCAATCCGGATCTGTATGACGATAAGGGGCAGATGACAGCGCCTCACGATCTGATCCATCTACGGCGCTCGCGGTTCCTGTGGCAGAGCGCGTGCCATGAGCGTCTGACCGTGCGCAATTACGACGAGCGGCCACACCGGCTGCGCCTGACGCTGGGCTTTGCTGCTGACTTCAAGGACTTGTTCGAAGTGCGCGGCACGCGACGCCAGCGCAGTGGCGAGCTGCATCCGGTGCAGATCACTGGGCATCAGGTGCTGCTGAGCTACACCGGCCTGGATCAGAAAACCCGCTGCACGCGCCTGCGTTTCGACCCTGTTCCGGATGATCTGGACGCCGGGCAGGCGATATTCGAGCTGGAGCTGCAAGCCGGAGAAAGCCGCTCGCTGTTTATGGATATCAACTGCGCAGAGCCGGTGCCGAGCCTGTCGGTCAGGCATGCGTTCTTCACGTCGGTCCGCGATGCGCGCCGCCAATTGCGCACGTTTTCATCCCGGGCCGCTTCCATCGAAACCTCCAACACGGTCTTCAATGAGGCCATCCGGCGCAGTGTTTCGGACCTTTACATGCTCACGACCAAGACGCCCCAGGGTCTGTACCCCTATGCCGGTATTCCATGGTTCAGCACGGTATTCGGTCGCGATGCGCTGATCACGGCCTGGGAAGTGCTATGGATCGACCCCGGCATCGCCAAAGGCGTACTGGGCCATCTGGCGGCCAATCAGGCGAGCACCGTGGACCCTGTGGCCGATGCCGAACCCGGCAAGATTCTCCATGAAGTCCGGCGCGGCGAAATGGCCGAACTGGGCGAGGTTCCGTTCCGGCGTTATTACGGCAGCATCGACTCCACGCCGCTGTTCGTGTTCCTTGCAGGCGCTTATCTGGAACGCACGGATGACCTGCAAACCATCCGCGAACTGTGGCCAAACATTGAGGCCGCGCTGACCTGGATTGAAGAATACGGCGACCGCGATGGGGATGGCTTCATCGAGTACGGGCGGCAAACCAGTCAAGGCTTGCTCAATCAAGGCTGGAAAGACAGCCACGACTCGGTCTCCCACGCTGACGGCCGCCTGGCGCAAGGCCCAGTGGCGATTGTCGAAGTGCAGGCTTACGTCTTCGGTGCCTGGAAGGCCGCACGCTACATGGCCCGACGCCTGGGTGACCAGGCGCGAGCGGACATCTTCAAAGCCAGGGCCGAGCGCTTGCGCAAACAGTTTGATGCCGTGTTTTTCGACGAGGCACTGGGCACTTATGTGTTGGCGCTGGACGGTGAGAAGCAGCCCTGCCGCGTGCGTACTTCCAACGCCGGGCACGCCCTGTTCACCGGGATCGCGTACCCGGAGCGAGCAGCAAGTGTGGTGGCCACGCTCATGGATCGCTCGTCGTTCACAGGCTGGGGCATTCGCACGCTGGCGTCTTCGCAGCCCAGGTATAACCCAATGAGCTATCACAACGGGTCGGTCTGGCCACATGACAACGCACTGATCGCGGCCGGATTCGCCCGTTATGGATTCCGACGTGAAGCCGCGCGGATTTACGAAGGCCTGTTTTCCGCTTCGACTTACATTGATCTGCGACGCCTGCCCGAGCTGTTCTGCGGCATCCCCAGGCAGCGCAATCAGGGCCCTACCTTTTATCCCGTGGCCTGTGCGCCCCAGGCATGGGCGGCAGCGGCGTTGATATCCATGCTGCAATCCTGTCTTGGCCTGAGCTTCAGCCCCAAAGCTCAGCACATCACCTTCGACGAACCGGTACTGCCGATGTTTCTTGACGAAGTGATCCTGCGTGGCCTGCAATCCGGGAACGGCTCGGCGGACCTGGCGCTGCGCCGTTCCGGCGATAGCGTGATGATTGATGTGCTGGGCCGCCAGGGTAAGGCTCGGGTGTTGAGTGTGGGGTAG
- the pphB gene encoding phosphoprotein phosphatase, with product MSRFAHFDSNATGRDFAVGDIHGHFTRLQSALDEAGFDPAIDRLFSVGDLVDRGPQSLEALNWLVQPWFFAVQGNHEALAIQHVLQQPLDYRMWTSSGGAWFLELTPDVQQHVAAHFAQMPIALEVETRDGLIGLVHADCPLPSWDMLRATLKGHMPERWRLQESCQWSRERLQLRDYSGIPDLRALIVGHTPLPEPEILGNVWHIDTGGWRSEGSGYFTLVELGPLTMNAPPVAMP from the coding sequence ATGAGTAGATTTGCCCATTTTGATAGCAATGCCACGGGTCGCGATTTTGCGGTGGGAGATATCCATGGGCATTTCACCCGGCTGCAGAGTGCGCTGGATGAAGCCGGTTTCGATCCGGCGATAGACCGACTGTTCAGCGTCGGCGACCTGGTTGATCGTGGGCCGCAGAGCCTGGAGGCGCTGAATTGGCTGGTTCAGCCCTGGTTTTTTGCGGTGCAGGGTAACCATGAGGCGCTGGCCATCCAGCATGTGCTGCAGCAACCACTGGATTATCGGATGTGGACGTCCAGCGGCGGCGCCTGGTTTCTGGAGTTGACCCCCGACGTGCAGCAGCACGTTGCCGCGCACTTTGCACAGATGCCGATTGCGCTGGAGGTCGAGACCCGTGACGGGTTGATTGGCCTGGTGCACGCCGACTGCCCGCTGCCCAGCTGGGACATGTTGCGTGCCACCTTGAAAGGCCATATGCCGGAGCGATGGCGATTGCAGGAAAGTTGTCAGTGGTCACGCGAGCGTCTGCAGTTGCGCGATTACAGCGGCATTCCCGACCTGCGGGCGCTGATCGTCGGGCATACGCCGCTGCCCGAGCCGGAGATCCTCGGTAATGTCTGGCACATCGACACAGGGGGCTGGCGGTCTGAGGGCAGCGGTTATTTCACCTTGGTGGAGCTCGGCCCCCTGACGATGAATGCGCCGCCTGTAGCGATGCCTTGA